The DNA sequence TCATTCTTGGTAAACTGCCTAAGGATTAACAATGACTGATAAATCGGAACGTCCCTCCAACAAATGAATTCATAAAGATTTTTGGTATATTTAGTTCAATTTCAAGGCATTCATTTCAAACACTCTATTTGGAATGAATGTTCTTTTCTTCAGAAGCAATCATAAAATGCTTAATCAGCAGTAACCCAAACTGTACTGCATTAACAATTGAACTATGAGTCTTGCAACCAAGAAGGTACTTGTACTAAATGCCGATTTTCAGGCATTCGGGGTATGCAATGTGTACCGAGCTTTTCTGCTCGTATTTATGAACAAGGCAGAAATCATTATCCCCGCAGAAAACATCACATTATGCACGGTAAATAGAGCGTATTCCGTCCCCTCAGTCATCAAACTTAATCGTTACATAAACATCCCTTACAAGGGGGTTATGATGAGTAGGCAGAATATTTTTAAGCGTGATAACTTTTCATGTTTGTACTGTGGCTCCAAAAATAACCTAACCCTAGACCATGTAATTCCAAGGTCTAGAGGAGGTCAATCCACATGGAAAAACCTTGTTACAGCCTGTAAATCCTGTAATTCTAAAAAAGGTGATCGCACACCTGATGAAGCTCTTATGGATTTGGCATACCAACCATTCAAGCCGTCCTTTGTCCTTTTTCTCAAAAACTTTTCAGGGTTAAACGAAGAAAGTTGGCGACCATATCTAGAAGTAGGTGTACATTAGCCTTACCACTCCGATCATACCCGCCAACTCTCAACTCTTTAATGGATAACATCCTCAACAATAACAATCCTATGATTACTAGCATATAATCACCCTTGATCTCAATTTTCAAGGGAGGCTATCCAATGCTCTATCAAATCTATTCCTTCTTTGTGAACCAGCGTCCTTCCGATTTCAGGCATCATTTCTCCAGGATCAAGAGAAGTCATTCTATATAATAAAATAGAAGCATTTGGTTTCCCTGGTACAATATCAAAAGGCCTACTACCAGAACCTTTCCCGGCTGCCACAGGTGACTTATTAATTCCCAATGAAGTTGGATCTTTCTCATGTATATAAAGAAACAAGCCCGATGTATTGGCAGGCCCATCTGGTCTATGGCAATGACCACAATTGATATCTAACCATGCCCTTGCCCTATCATCCAAATTCCCAGTTGTTGGGTCATTCCAAACAGCTAATTGAGGTATCAATTCTCTGCTTGCTGGCAAACCAGTCAAAAGCCTCAACTCACTCCACTTTTCAAGCTGATTCATTTTTCCTTCTTTATATTCAAACTCTCCATTGAGCTGTCTTGCAGATGGACCTATTGGCATCAGCTTATCCCCCCTTAAATGACATCCCTTACATTGGTTGGCATTAGGAACCTGATAATTAAGTTTCATCTTCTTACCACTTTCACTTCTCCAAGTAACTTCTTTGGTAGCCCCTGCCACATCTAAGTATGCTTCAGTTTGGTCATCATTCCAAACATAGGGCAATGCTTTCCAACCTTCTTCTGCATGAATCAAAAGTCTTGTTTCGATTATTCTCCTCCCTTTTTCGGGCTTCCTAGCATCATGAAAATAATAGAAGTTCTTAATCAGGACTGTACCAATGGGATAATCAAAGACTTCTTTCTCATTGTAAGCAACCGAACTCCCTTCGGGCAGTTTGATAAACCTCAACTTTTTAGCATAATCTGAGAACAAAGGTGTGTTCAGTGAATAGGGAATAACATTCTTTGCCGGCTTCAATGCAGAAAGATCCCCTTCAAAAAAATGATATTCCGAAAGTTGATCAAATACTGAATACTCGTACTTAGGGCTTTTGGTTGGTATTGTGGAAAAACCCACGATTATAAAAAATACGACAGTACATACTGCCAATAATCCCTTCCTCATAGTAGTAGTGTGTAGTTTATTAATTTACTTTGGCAAGTACATACAGCCGTATGCACAATCCTGCATACGGCCATAATAGTTATTTGGAAGCCATCGTAATATTGGCTGGTTTCAGACTCTCTATCTCACAATTAAACTGGGACAAATCGTCTGAAATATTTTTGAAATTGTTAGCAGCATCAATATTAGCAAATGTTGCTTGCTTATTATTGACAATACATATTTTAGTTACAGCGTCTTCCTTATCATCTTCAATACCATCATAAATGATATGTGGTACATCCTTACCGAATTTCAGCTTGAACCTGAACATCATCCCTAACCTACCTCTTGAGGTTCCTCTCACATATTCTCTTTCATAATAGTTGTTATGAATGCTAATATGATGTGGGTATGGCTCATAATCTTTATCCTTGATTGGGTTTTCAGTCATGTAATAACTGATGATGCCCGTATTCATTGAGTTATTATTGACAAAGCGGTTTTCAAAAATCTCAACATGGCTTGTCGCCAATATCAATAGTCCTGTTCCATCCGGAACCTTTGCCACAATATTACCTTTTGGAGCAAAGTTTTTCAGGTTGTTATCATGAACATGATTATTGAAAACCCTAACGTTTCCGCCCTTTTTCTGAATTAAATCTGGTAGATCAAAAACCAACAGGCCTCCAGTATTATCATAGGCTTCATTTTCATATACATCCGCCATCAGTGAGTTTTCAATCTCGATCCCTGCAACATTATGATATGCTTTATTTCTCCTAACGATAATGTTCTTAGACTGTCCCACATACACACCAGCATCAGATGCTCCAATGGCCTCACAATCCTCAATCAAAACATTCTGACACATTACAGGGTAAAGTCCATAAGCTCCATTCTTTTTACTTGGCTTTCCTGTCCAAATAGCCCTTACATCACGAAAGGTAATCCCATCTGTTTCCTGTACCTTGATGCAATCACCTTTGGCATCTTCAACCGTAAAGCCTTCCAATACGATTTTTTCACTGTTTGTTACTTTCACCCCTTCTGCTCCCTGTACTTGTCCCTTGAACGAGAGAAACGTTTTGTCTTTCCCCTTTCCCTTTATCGTAATGTTTTTCTTGCCATCAAGCCAAAGGCTGCCTGTAAAATCGAATCTCCCTTTACCTAACTCTATAGTCTGACCGTCTTTCGCTTCAATAAATTTTCTTTGTAAGTCTCTCTGTACCTTTTCCTGAGCGAAAAGGAACCCTGAAAGCAGCAACAATAAGGTTGTTAATAGAAATTGTTGTCTCATTGGTATTCTGTTTTTGGGTTACGATATAAAGTCTTTGTAGTAGTCCTTGTTAGACTGCTATTAAAATAAGACAATTATTAGATTCAGAATATAATTTGGGCTTATTCTTTATAAAGAATGTTAATAACAAAAGAACATTACATATAAATTGATTAAACTGAAGTAACGGAAATAATTAGCATATTCTTTCAAAGCAGATCCTCAAACAACCTCAACAAATACATTAACAACCCCAAAAATAATTGTCCAAAAAATCACTAAACTAAGTACCATTTACCCGTAGCATTACTAGTCAACACTTATCATTTAAACATTGAATATTACACCAAATTGTGAGGTATGTTGAGCACCAATGCCTTCTTACCCTATTAGCTAACTTAAATATTATCTAGATAATAAACTTCAAATTGTACTACATCTATGATTGCATCTTATAACAG is a window from the Limibacter armeniacum genome containing:
- a CDS encoding HNH endonuclease codes for the protein MSLATKKVLVLNADFQAFGVCNVYRAFLLVFMNKAEIIIPAENITLCTVNRAYSVPSVIKLNRYINIPYKGVMMSRQNIFKRDNFSCLYCGSKNNLTLDHVIPRSRGGQSTWKNLVTACKSCNSKKGDRTPDEALMDLAYQPFKPSFVLFLKNFSGLNEESWRPYLEVGVH
- a CDS encoding SO2930 family diheme c-type cytochrome, which encodes MRKGLLAVCTVVFFIIVGFSTIPTKSPKYEYSVFDQLSEYHFFEGDLSALKPAKNVIPYSLNTPLFSDYAKKLRFIKLPEGSSVAYNEKEVFDYPIGTVLIKNFYYFHDARKPEKGRRIIETRLLIHAEEGWKALPYVWNDDQTEAYLDVAGATKEVTWRSESGKKMKLNYQVPNANQCKGCHLRGDKLMPIGPSARQLNGEFEYKEGKMNQLEKWSELRLLTGLPASRELIPQLAVWNDPTTGNLDDRARAWLDINCGHCHRPDGPANTSGLFLYIHEKDPTSLGINKSPVAAGKGSGSRPFDIVPGKPNASILLYRMTSLDPGEMMPEIGRTLVHKEGIDLIEHWIASLEN
- a CDS encoding parallel beta-helix domain-containing protein, with the protein product MRQQFLLTTLLLLLSGFLFAQEKVQRDLQRKFIEAKDGQTIELGKGRFDFTGSLWLDGKKNITIKGKGKDKTFLSFKGQVQGAEGVKVTNSEKIVLEGFTVEDAKGDCIKVQETDGITFRDVRAIWTGKPSKKNGAYGLYPVMCQNVLIEDCEAIGASDAGVYVGQSKNIIVRRNKAYHNVAGIEIENSLMADVYENEAYDNTGGLLVFDLPDLIQKKGGNVRVFNNHVHDNNLKNFAPKGNIVAKVPDGTGLLILATSHVEIFENRFVNNNSMNTGIISYYMTENPIKDKDYEPYPHHISIHNNYYEREYVRGTSRGRLGMMFRFKLKFGKDVPHIIYDGIEDDKEDAVTKICIVNNKQATFANIDAANNFKNISDDLSQFNCEIESLKPANITMASK